The Harmonia axyridis chromosome 3, icHarAxyr1.1, whole genome shotgun sequence nucleotide sequence AGATTATGATATAATACTTCCAACAAAAGAAGGATAGTAATTTTATAATGAGGTTCGAATAGATTTGTTCAATAGGTAGGTACTGATCTCCAAAAGATAAAGGCTGAGCTATAGATTAAGTTTCTGATCTTTTATATCgttttgtttcagttttttcctcTTCTCTGTTGTTTTACTTTTTCTTTTCTGTATTTCACATGTAATTACTATCTTGATGGTGTTTCTGAGGGggtcaataaataaataagaaaaaaataagtttttttcccGATATTCTGCCAGTTTTGTATCGTTTTCAAGAcgatcaacaagaaattttacTTAAAACCATAATTATTCATCTgctcacaaaatttcaacttggGAGGATCTATTGTCACAGAAATGTTGAGTATTTTCATTCGATatgcttcttgaattttctcagaTTCTGGTTAGGCGATCAACACTTCAACGGATCATTCGAGCTTTGAATCTATCCTGAAACATTTAAGTTTCTAGGTAGTTTTCTTCGAGAGTTGCATTCGTAATTCGAACTTACCCTGGAAATGTCctcttttgaatttgaaaacggATCGTTTGGGACAATTTGCTGCTCAAAATTACAGAGATCATGACGAAATGGTAAAGTCACCCTTCAAAAATAGTAGATAAACAATATTCTGATAAGATTTTCTGTAAACATATGATTCATAGATTCCACCATCACTTTCCCTAAAAACTGTCATTTTTTAATATGACAGTTTTAATacaaattagaatttttttgaaactaTGAACCTAGAGAAAAAGAAACTACCGTACATAGCTCCATTCGAAGTTGTTGTCCACAACAAAGCTACAGACTGTTGGGTATCAGTCCTTGGCAAAGTATTCGACATAACACCGTTAATCAAGCAGTATGAAGGTCAAGCTTGCGTAAAACCCCTAATTGCCCTAGCTGGAAAAGACTTAAGCCATTGGTTTGATGCAAAAACTGGAGCCATCCGTCACAGAATCCACCCAGTAACAGGCGTGTTAACGCCCTACTGTCCAAATGGAGCGTTTCCAGACGTTCAATGCCAAGTTCCCGACTCACAATGGCGAGCCATCAATGGTCCTCCATGGTGGGATCGACCCCAATACCAAATTGGTATTTTAACAAAGCGCGTGAGATCCTTGAAGATAATCAACATGCTGACATTTCATGAAGTTCAGATAAATGTATGCTGCGAAGATACATTCAGAAGGATACAGGAGCGTTACTCCATCTTCAACAAAGACCCCGACAGCTACGCTTGGAGATATTTCGATCAAGAAATCGACTTGGACAAAACGATGGATGAAAATGGTATAGTGGATGATAGGGATAAATTTACTGAGTTTGGTATGCCTCAAAATTTCTACATCCCAGTTGTGTTTTTGTTCTATAAGGACGATTTGAAGTATTCTCAAGGTGAAGAGGAATCGTTCACTTATTACAAGGATTTATCAGATGACAAGATTTCTGGAATAGGTCATGGAGTGCCATATAGGATTCTCACTCCGACGTTTCAATCAATTGATCCTTGTGTGTGTGATGatatagaagaagaagaagaagaacatgaAGTAGATGTAGATCTTGAGAAATACTTCAAGCAATTGAGTTTCCAAGAAAACTCGGAAGACCAAAGAGTTTGAGATTATATCATACTTAGATGtaagaaatttcaatttatgaaattgaaaagaagaactgaatatattatgttgaagaaatttgaagctttttcacaaaatgtatagGTATCTACCTGACATGTTTTTCGAACAAATATCAggtagataaaaaaaaacaatcaatgtCCATCAATTGACTTTTGCATTCTTCGGTATTTGATCTTCGAAAATTATcactgaatataaaaaaaatcttttcaaaaaCTAACCATCTCAAATCTTCCATCTTATATTTTCGACAAAGTAattaaaaaatgtaataaaaatattgaaaaacgctGTAATAGAGAGCGACCGAAGATAAATAAATATGCTGGACGCCAATTAAATACATACCTACCTACGATCTGTTTTCATTTGGTTGTCATCTATTTTTTTCGGGTTGTACTGATGAAATCTCAAAAAAGACGAAACTGGTCTAACGCTACTCACTTTCGATAGCAGCACTCTTTCATCCAGTCTGATATTcttattaattcaaaaaaattaacagaagTTATATTCCATTTAcgaaataaatattgttttggTATGACCATTTTTTGTAGAACAACTTCAAAGTCTGTGAAGCTAGGTTTGGTCATTCTAGTCACTAATCGTGTGAATTCTAGTGAAAATATAGTTTCTGAAAAACTAAACAACATAAAATCATTGAGAATGTGTTATAGTttcagaattataaaattttggatgTATCTATCCTCGGGTTCATACTTTCAGGGATAATATTTattcaagaattatttcaataaattgcgATTTTGCCTCAAATAAAGGAAACCAAACTTTTCAGGTTGCCGGCAAGCGTGATCCTCAACAGGAACAAGAAGCTCAAGCTTGGATTGAAACCGTAATTGGTGAGAGGTTTCCACCAGGTGTCCCCTATGAAATAGCACTTAGAGATGGAATAATTCTTTGCAAATTGATGAATAGACTTCAACCTGGAATCATCACCAAAATCAATACAAGTGGAGGAGATTATAAAATGATGGATAATTTGAGCCAGTAAGTATATAGTATTAAATCAACTTCACTCCTAAAATTAGCCTCCTACAGTACTGTCAAAAGttaacagcttcaaaagtgaaagCTGTTCAGATAGTGGGCTATACACATGAAGCCTCTTATCGGAAAACCCTAAACTTTTGATATTGTATCACTAGTTTCTGAATTCGCATAAGCAACGCACAATATTTCTTTAAAAAAGATAAAATTGCTATGGAACCATTAATGTCTTAACCCGAAaaccagtggcgacgccagctttcaagaaTGGGAGGGGGGGCAAGATTTCTAGATCCATTTAGTTTACGTTAAATTTATGTTGTATTTGTTTTCTCATGCGATATTTCAGGGAGGGTCAGCAAGAATCTGAGGGGTGCTGTACCCCCGGTCCTCCTCTAACGTTGGATGAATGTTGAGATCAAAAAGGATGATAATACATAGAATAATTGATTCATAATGAATACAAATTTTGTTAAACAAAATTTATTAtgacctgatttttttttaagaatttgaaacttgttttagatttcacaaAGCCTGCGTGAAATACGGAGTAGCAGATGTTGATCTATTCCAAACAACAGATCTATgggatcaaaaaaatattgttctcgTTACTACAACGATATTTGCAATTGGTCGTACTGCTTACAAACATCCAGAATGGAGAGGACCATGTTTAGGACCAAAGCCTTCAGAAGAAAATCGTAGAGAATTTTCAGAACAAACATTGAGAGCTAGTGAAGGCATCATAGGACTACAAGCTGGAACAAATAAGGGTGCCACTCAAGCTGGTCAAAACTTTGGAGCCTCAAGAAAAATCATTCTGGGCAAATAAGTTTTtagtattgaaaatattatttattatatgaagaaatatttattttttgaatattattcgAGACTTTTATTTAATCCAAAAGGCCTAAAAATctccaattttcaattcaattagaTGAAAACAAAACCTTTCAGCAGTCTAATCGGTTTTTCCACCTAAAGTTTTGTCAACCACTATGGTACgaattttcaaatgtttctcAATTTGTAACTTTGATACAggttttctccaaatttttcTGTAATAATGGAGTTATGGGAtttacaatataaaatttgTTTCGAATAGAAGATTGAAAGCaaacactaaaatattaaaaaatcaactgatttattcattagtCAACAATATTAGACTTATTTATAACTTAggatataatttcaaaatttaaacaatattgaaattctacactggattaaaaatttcaattaaaaataaaataatttttctcaaattattaAAAGGCACTCAACATGAACTATTTAAAATAGTAATTCAGTACTACATTTGGAATCTATCCTCTACAAATTGTCAGTAAAGATTGCCATTGTTCAATCGATTATTATTCGTAGTGTGGTCATTTCGCCTATATTGTTCTATTGCCATCCAAACTCGCAATTCTGATGAACCtcttaatttcaatttcttcaaatcATCTCTAGTAATATGCTGTTGGACTTCTTCCAGAGAATATCCTTCagccaatattttattttgagctACTTCATGGAGGCCTATATGATTCAACCATACCTTGAGTCTCTGATCTTCAGGTAATATTTCTTGTGCTTGACAACTACAATTCAATAAACGATTCGTATTATCTACTAGCTGCTTCATCTGAAAAAAAGAATGTCTAAGAAAAATTGTTGTAATAATTGTacattcgattatttatttgttttgatttttattatacTTACAAAAGATTGGAGTTGTTTATGCATGTCTAGCATTTCCTGGAATTGTCTATTATTCTCAGTCCTTAATTGTAAAATTTGTTCAGGAACATCAAAGCTTTCTGTACTTTTACTTGATTTAGAGGAATTAATTGTACTAGGGGAACTATGGTTGGCAAGATTTTCTCCTAATTCAGGTGATAGTACTGTTATGGCAGCCTGTACACTTGCTCTTACTAAGTTATCCAAGGCAAACATCCAATGAGGTTTTATTGGATGAGATCTAAGTACTTCAATTACCGCCTCCTagaaatttaataaataaaaatagaaaaaagaaataaaaagtaCGTATAAATGGAAACGTCCATTTAATTCGATATTGTCAATGAACTCCAAGTTCATTATTCTAcccaatcaatattcattgatgaAACAATGTCAATACATATTTccaccaattttcaatgactttttcaaaagaacataaatattttttcgtgaaaattatggaattttATTTCAGTACATACCTGGTAGAGATAAATCGCAAACTCCAACTGGTTAATAGCAGTTTCTTCGTAATGAAGCTCAGCTTTTAATCGACTTATGACATTTTCTATCACAGAAGTTGAAGTTTCAGTCAGATAATTTTTCAGTCCGTCCATTAGCAAAGAAAGGTGCTGGACAGTGAGATATGTTTGTCCCTGATTCTTCTCCTTAATTTTCAACATCCATAAATCACATATCTTGGCACCGTCCTGGCTAAGAACCTTTGTGAGAGTTTGTCGTCTTTGAGAATCTTTCTTCAGTAGATAAAAGCCGTCAGTCTCAACACCTCCTTCAGCATCTGGTGAAAGTAGGGTACCAGTCGAATTTCGTCTATATTCTTGAGATTCTTGAGTTGCCTCTATGTCTAAGGATGGAGTAGAGGCTAGACTataaccaaaaaaattgaatttttttcaataataataatgataatatttcatactttcatttgatttatattgattatttattatttattttatatttatttaaagTTGTTTTTTGATGTGGTATATTTCATCTCAAACAACAtaaatttctcaaataattgagacaagtatttttcaatgaaatattcaaatgtctTGCACAAAAAACAAATAGAGTATTTGCTATCAAATTTGAATGATCAATAAgtgattgaattcaaattaagGTAGAATCTGATTCTACAAACCGCCAGTTTGTATAAACTAATATTGAACTGTTTGATCAAATCATCGAAATGTAATGCtcgataataaaaaatgttaactTTATTTAAAggggaatattgaaatttaatttaatcatcTATTAAATTTGGTGCTCTAAAGTTACACAAGACAATTTCTGATTTTTAATTTAACCTAAAAATGTTTTTAGGAGTACTGAATAGGATTTGGTTACCTGCTGAATGATAAAGTGCTAGGCATATGGATGGGTGGTAGAAGGGCCCCTTTACTCTGGTTTCTGGAATCACTGTTGCGACTAAATCACAACAAAT carries:
- the LOC123676843 gene encoding cytochrome b5 domain-containing protein 1, which translates into the protein MNLEKKKLPYIAPFEVVVHNKATDCWVSVLGKVFDITPLIKQYEGQACVKPLIALAGKDLSHWFDAKTGAIRHRIHPVTGVLTPYCPNGAFPDVQCQVPDSQWRAINGPPWWDRPQYQIGILTKRVRSLKIINMLTFHEVQINVCCEDTFRRIQERYSIFNKDPDSYAWRYFDQEIDLDKTMDENGIVDDRDKFTEFGMPQNFYIPVVFLFYKDDLKYSQGEEESFTYYKDLSDDKISGIGHGVPYRILTPTFQSIDPCVCDDIEEEEEEHEVDVDLEKYFKQLSFQENSEDQRV
- the LOC123676845 gene encoding muscle-specific protein 20-like; translation: MPGPSRPLWQVAGKRDPQQEQEAQAWIETVIGERFPPGVPYEIALRDGIILCKLMNRLQPGIITKINTSGGDYKMMDNLSQFHKACVKYGVADVDLFQTTDLWDQKNIVLVTTTIFAIGRTAYKHPEWRGPCLGPKPSEENRREFSEQTLRASEGIIGLQAGTNKGATQAGQNFGASRKIILGK